A window of Dermacentor andersoni chromosome 4, qqDerAnde1_hic_scaffold, whole genome shotgun sequence genomic DNA:
ttaagacgtttgcagggacaacatggccacaattagtacatgaccggggtagttagagaagtatgggagaggcctttgccctgcagtgggcgtaactaggctgatgatgatgatgatgatgatgatgatgatgatgatgaataagaaAGGTAAAAAAATGGGGAATCTATTGTCCCGAAACTGCAGTggtttatgagggacgccgtacgtagtggagggctccaagCCGAAATTCTGGcgtattttagagcgcagttttATTTGCCTCTTTTTGCCCCTGGTTGCTGCCTTGTCGATAATAGGACCTTGGCACGTGCAACTGGCCACTTCGCAAGTGAACTTTCTCGGTCCGTTCCctagaatgggtatgtgccactgcgtgtATGTGCCCGAACAGGCGAGCAGAACGATAGCCAAGAAGTGAAGGCGTCGGCGACAGGAAATTGCAGAAATCGACTACAGACAAGTGAAGACGTGGGCAACCGCAGCCGCCGACTGCTTAGCAAGAAGGGAACGAAATGGGACCAGAGCGTGCGCTGAGCGAAGTGTGCTGCGGGCGACCGAGAAGTGAGGAGAACACACTTCGGCAAGCATCACGGATTAGATTTGGCTGTTCGATTATTCCCGAGGGCCTCAACCCATGGGTGCAGTGACGGGAAAGTTTGCGCTGCCATCCACGGTTTTCTCGTCGAGGTCAATGAGATTTATACCATAAATTCAGACCTtaatatttcattttctttccaCCAAGATGAGCTTAAGTAGTTGCATCTTCGCTTTCAGTTAATCCTTCATTTTGATCAAATCAGTATCGAAAATCTATCCATTCATTATAATCTACCTATTCTCAAATTTTGTTTGATTCCTTTAgagatttttttattttattttgaactACCCAgctcttggccgatcccccagtgCGGGTATGTGCCACTACTACTAGGCTATAATACATCTacatcaaagaaagcttcgcttatcacCGATTCCAACCTATGCGTAGGTATCCACCGGTACCCTTTCGTAGAGAATATCGGGGCGGTCTGTTCGAACGGCAGCGCGTACCAGTACCCAGACGAAGGCGGCCAGCCTTAGTCCGCTGATGAAGTCCGTGAAGTGGGCGCCGAAGAAGATCTCGATCGTGCAGTCCAGGAGTAGGTAGGTGCCAATGCTGACCCAGTACCTGAGCAGGAAAACCGCCTTGTGGCCGTTATTCCTCTCCTCGATGGTCTTGAACGAGGCGTACACCGGCCAGAGAAGGCCGAGCGCCAGCATGATTCGACAGCACGAACACAAGCTCATTTTGCGCCTCGTCACTTCTTCTTCTTATCAGCGCTGCCCAGTTGCCAGACTGCTTTGATTGGTGGGCGTGGATGTAGAGCCTAGATGCCAGTGGCACGTCTTTCGATCACCTCTGTCCTTCTCTGTTATACATGGGTTGTCGTGGAGAGGTTGACGTATAAGGTACCTTGGCCGCTTCATTTCTCTATGttctgcaaaaataaataaataaaaattacaaCAGCACCAATAGAGATAACAACGCCGTAACGGAAAGTTTATGATAAACGTCTCTGCTGACCGAATTATATATGTAATCCTCATCCACATGAACGAAAGTGGCATTATTTGTTACGCTTTATATGTCTAAACGTCCGAGAAATCACATCGTTTCTAAACGCACGAAGGTAATGCTCTACGCGAACGCATAAACGTGGTGAATTGTTAAatttataacgcaatattttTCTTGAATGTGATCAATTTACGAAAGTCGCAAAGTAGTTTGAAGCCTGAAGGACGAATTTTAAGCAagtccatgtactacccatcattttcaCGCTTGCTGAAACGCCATATATACCGGCTGGTCCCGTCGACTATGGGCAATGGTCGTTCTACTATATTAAtgctcattcattcatgcattcattgAACACTGCAGCATGAAGGCATGAAATGCTCAAGCAGGAGAGGCAAGATATAGAGAACATATCGCAATAATGCGTGCACAATAGCAGTTCAATATTATAACAGCAGAGCTAGAAGTGGAAGTAATGCGTAATACAGCGTTTCCGACACTCATGCGACATCATTCTATAACagccaaagagaaaaaaaaataagggtgAAGGAAATCTCTAGACATAACTATACAGCGGATTCTAATGTTTCTAGAGAGTGAATACTTGCGTGTGGAAGCTCATTCCATTCTGCGACTGTTCGGAGAGACCGAAAAACTTGAAGAGATTAGTTCTGCTAAAGTACGGACTTAAGGCCAAAACATGAATATGACGGGTTGTTACAGGAGCTATATAGGATGTGGGATCCACGATGAGTTTGCCATTGAATAGTAAGTATGAACATTTCAGACGTAACAATTTTCTTCCGGTCTGTACGGTCTTGATACCGTTAGGCTGGACTATTCCTGAGACGGTAATTACGGCggcagaaaaataaaatgaaacgaaCAGCCTTTCTCTGGACTATCTCTAAT
This region includes:
- the LOC126535983 gene encoding receptor expression-enhancing protein 4-like encodes the protein MSLCSCCRIMLALGLLWPVYASFKTIEERNNGHKAVFLLRYWVSIGTYLLLDCTIEIFFGAHFTDFISGLRLAAFVWVLVQAPEDFYESFVRPRMKLLEPTADKLQGELEQFTIFM